The stretch of DNA GCAAAAGCAAATTCATCGTGGCGATCAACAAGGACGCCGAAGCCCCGATTTTCAAGGTGGCTGATTACGGCATTGTGGGCGACGTGAATCAGATCGTTCCCGCATTGATCGAGGCTGCCAAGAAGTAAAGATCAAAAGCTGAAGCGCCGCCTGTCCTGATGGGGATGGGCGGCGTTTTTGGTTGTGTAATTCAACTCCTTCACCCTTGGCTTGCAAAGCTCCGCAGGGGAGGGGTGAGTGAGCAACGCGAGTGCCTTTCCTTAGACCCCAGACCTTTGGCCCCTTAGACGATCCCTTCTGCGGGGTTGCATCCCCCTGACAACTTTATGGTTAGACTAGGCAGGCCATTCCAATTCGCCCCGGCCTTCGCTGGCCGACCCCGCACTGCACAAGGAGTTTTATGCTGCCTTCCAAGCTGATGCCGTTTGCCGCCGCTGCCCTGACCCTGACCTTGGCTGCCTGTACACAGGCCACCACGCCCGCCAGCCTCGGCGACTATGCCAGCCGCCCAGAGTTGCAGGACGCAGAGAGTCAGGCGATTCTGGCCCGCTACGGCAACGATCCGGGCCTGATAGACGCGCTTCAGCAGGCCTACGGCGAGAAACCCACGCAACTGAGTTTGCCCACCGCACCCGCCCTGACAGGACTTGACGTTGCGAGTGACCGCCTCGCCTACATCAAGCGCACGGGCTGGGGCAGCGTGGGGAATTACAACGTGCAGTACGCCACCCATGCTTTCACTGCGCAGTCCTACTCCTACCTAGATTGGGGACGCGACGGCTGCTCTGCGCCCGACGGCCTTGGCCTCGGCTACCGCGAAGATTTCCGGCCCGCCTGCAACGTACACGACTTCGCCTACCGCAACCTGAAGGTCTACGAGCGCACCTCGGCCAACCGCCTGACCAGCGACGAGGTTTTCCAGACGAACATGAATATCATCTGCGCGGCCAAGAG from Deinococcus sp. QL22 encodes:
- a CDS encoding phospholipase A2 produces the protein MLPSKLMPFAAAALTLTLAACTQATTPASLGDYASRPELQDAESQAILARYGNDPGLIDALQQAYGEKPTQLSLPTAPALTGLDVASDRLAYIKRTGWGSVGNYNVQYATHAFTAQSYSYLDWGRDGCSAPDGLGLGYREDFRPACNVHDFAYRNLKVYERTSANRLTSDEVFQTNMNIICAAKSWYKRPACYSAAYAYYQGVRVGGDSSF